The Rhodoferax sediminis genome has a segment encoding these proteins:
- a CDS encoding CaiB/BaiF CoA transferase family protein, giving the protein MADSSKPGALAGIRVIDVSRILGGPYCGQILGDHGADVLKVEPPQGDDTRAWGPPFQNGVASYYMGLNRNKLGTQLDLASERGQSMLLGLLEGADVLIENFKTGTLEKWGLGYEALAQRFPRLIHCRVSGFGADGPLGGLAGYDAAVQALTGIMSVNGEVGGEPLRVGLPVVDLVTGLNAALGVLLALQERERSGRGQFVEASLFDCGLSLLHPHAANWFADGQKPKLTGNAHPNIYPYDAFATHTVPIFLAVGNDRQFELLCRHLGTPELAQDERFVKTYSRSQHRAVLRQLLETELSRHDGAALAEALMQIGVPCAPILTVDAALQHPHTAHREMVVRIGDNYTGVASPIKLSRTPATYRHAPPVELSGS; this is encoded by the coding sequence ATGGCAGATAGTTCCAAGCCCGGCGCGCTGGCCGGCATCCGGGTGATTGACGTGTCGCGCATTCTGGGCGGCCCGTACTGCGGCCAGATCCTGGGTGACCATGGCGCCGACGTGCTCAAGGTCGAGCCGCCTCAGGGCGACGACACGCGCGCCTGGGGGCCTCCGTTCCAGAACGGCGTGGCGTCTTATTACATGGGTCTGAACCGCAACAAGCTCGGCACGCAGCTCGACCTGGCCAGCGAGCGTGGGCAAAGCATGCTGTTGGGGCTGCTCGAAGGCGCGGATGTGTTGATCGAGAACTTCAAGACGGGAACCCTGGAGAAATGGGGCCTGGGCTACGAGGCCCTGGCGCAGCGGTTTCCGCGTCTGATCCATTGCCGCGTAAGCGGGTTCGGCGCCGACGGCCCGCTCGGTGGTCTGGCGGGTTATGACGCCGCGGTGCAGGCGCTCACCGGCATCATGAGCGTCAACGGCGAAGTGGGCGGCGAGCCGCTGCGGGTCGGACTGCCAGTGGTGGATCTGGTCACCGGATTGAACGCGGCTCTGGGCGTGCTGCTGGCGCTACAAGAACGAGAGCGCAGTGGCCGCGGGCAGTTTGTCGAGGCCAGCCTGTTCGATTGCGGCCTGTCCTTGCTGCACCCGCACGCGGCGAACTGGTTTGCGGACGGCCAAAAGCCGAAACTCACGGGCAACGCACACCCCAACATCTACCCCTACGACGCGTTTGCGACGCACACCGTGCCTATTTTTCTGGCCGTCGGCAATGACCGGCAATTCGAACTGCTGTGCCGGCACCTCGGGACACCGGAGCTGGCGCAGGACGAGCGTTTTGTCAAGACGTATTCGCGATCGCAGCATCGCGCCGTGCTGCGCCAGCTGTTAGAGACCGAGCTGTCCCGGCATGACGGCGCGGCGCTGGCCGAGGCGCTGATGCAAATCGGCGTGCCGTGCGCCCCCATCCTGACGGTGGACGCGGCTCTGCAACACCCCCACACCGCCCATCGGGAAATGGTCGTGCGCATCGGCGACAACTACACTGGTGTGGCGTCGCCCATCAAGCTGAGCCGCACGCCGGCCACCTACCGGCACGCCCCGCCCGTGGAGCTATCGGGCAGTTGA
- the rpsA gene encoding 30S ribosomal protein S1, producing MSESFAALFEESLQRSEMRMGEVVTAEVVRIEHSFVVVNAGLKSEAYVPIEEFKNDKGELEVQVGDFVSVAIDAIENGYGDTILSRDKAKRLASWMALEKALESGEFVTGTTSGKVKGGLTVLVNGIRAFLPGSLIDTRPIKDLSPYENKTMEFKVIKLDRKRNNVVLSRRAVVEASMGEERAKLMETLKEGAVVHGVVKNITEYGAFVDLGGIDGLLHITDMAWRRVRHPSEVVTAGQEITAKILKFDTEKNRVSLGLKQMGDDPWMGVSRRYPQGTRMFGKITNIADYGAFVELEPGIEGLVHVSEMDWTNKNVAPSKIVSLGDEVEVMVLEIDEDKRRISLGMKQCKANPWQEFAQDTKRGDRVKGPIKSITDFGVFVGLAAGIDGLVHLSDLSWNEPGEAAVRNYKKGQEVEAIVLAVDVDRERISLGIKQLDSDPFTTFTTINDKGQIVTGKVKTVDARGAEIDLGEDIIGYLRASEISRDRVEDARNVLKEGDEVTAVVVNVDRKTRNIQLSIKAKDMADQQEAMSSLSQQSARENAGTTSLGALLRAKLDNNNN from the coding sequence ATGTCTGAATCTTTCGCCGCCCTGTTTGAAGAATCACTGCAACGCTCTGAAATGCGCATGGGTGAAGTGGTCACCGCTGAAGTCGTGCGTATCGAGCACAGCTTCGTGGTGGTCAACGCTGGCCTCAAATCCGAAGCCTATGTGCCCATCGAAGAATTCAAGAACGACAAGGGCGAACTCGAAGTCCAGGTCGGCGACTTCGTCTCGGTGGCCATCGACGCCATCGAAAACGGCTATGGCGACACCATCCTGTCGCGCGACAAGGCCAAGCGCCTGGCGTCCTGGATGGCGCTCGAAAAAGCCCTGGAATCCGGCGAATTCGTCACCGGCACCACCAGCGGCAAGGTCAAGGGCGGCCTGACCGTCTTGGTCAACGGCATCCGCGCCTTCCTGCCAGGTTCGCTGATCGACACCCGACCCATCAAGGACTTGTCCCCGTACGAAAACAAGACCATGGAATTCAAGGTCATCAAGCTCGACCGCAAGCGCAACAACGTCGTGTTGTCGCGCCGCGCCGTGGTCGAGGCCAGCATGGGCGAAGAACGCGCCAAGCTGATGGAAACCCTGAAGGAAGGCGCCGTGGTGCATGGCGTGGTCAAGAACATCACCGAGTACGGTGCGTTTGTGGACCTGGGCGGCATCGACGGTTTGCTGCACATCACCGACATGGCCTGGCGCCGTGTGCGTCACCCGAGCGAAGTGGTGACAGCCGGCCAGGAAATCACCGCCAAGATCCTCAAGTTCGACACCGAGAAGAACCGCGTGTCGCTGGGCCTGAAGCAAATGGGCGACGACCCCTGGATGGGCGTGAGCCGCCGCTACCCGCAAGGCACGCGCATGTTCGGCAAGATCACCAACATCGCCGACTACGGCGCGTTTGTGGAACTCGAACCCGGCATCGAAGGCCTGGTCCACGTGTCCGAGATGGACTGGACCAACAAGAACGTGGCGCCGAGCAAGATCGTGTCGCTGGGCGACGAAGTCGAAGTCATGGTCCTCGAAATCGACGAAGACAAGCGCCGCATCAGCCTCGGGATGAAGCAGTGCAAGGCCAATCCCTGGCAGGAGTTTGCGCAGGACACCAAGCGCGGCGACCGCGTCAAGGGTCCGATCAAGTCGATCACCGACTTCGGCGTGTTCGTGGGCCTGGCTGCCGGCATCGACGGCCTGGTGCACTTGTCCGACCTGTCCTGGAACGAGCCTGGTGAAGCCGCCGTGCGCAACTACAAGAAGGGCCAGGAAGTCGAAGCCATCGTGCTGGCCGTGGATGTGGACCGCGAACGCATCTCGCTGGGCATCAAGCAGCTCGACAGCGATCCGTTCACCACCTTCACCACCATCAACGACAAGGGCCAGATCGTGACCGGCAAGGTCAAGACCGTGGACGCCCGTGGCGCTGAAATCGACCTGGGTGAAGACATCATCGGTTACCTGCGTGCTTCCGAGATCAGCCGCGACCGCGTGGAAGATGCGCGCAACGTGCTGAAAGAAGGCGACGAAGTCACCGCCGTGGTGGTCAACGTGGACCGCAAGACGCGCAACATCCAGCTGTCCATCAAGGCCAAGGACATGGCCGACCAGCAGGAAGCCATGTCAAGCCTGAGCCAGCAATCCGCGCGTGAAAACGCCGGTACGACCAGCCTGGGTGCGCTCTTGCGCGCCAAGCTGGACAACAACAATAACTAA
- a CDS encoding IS5 family transposase gives MALRETQHSAETDLFRQELANLINLRHPLVQLAQKIDWQSCEQRFGGLYKAGIGRPGHPIRLMVALQLLKHTSNLSDEEVVAVWVENPYWQHFCGEQYFRHDLPIDPSLMTGFRKRIGEPGCEFILGLTVQAGLATKTVVKTSLAVVNVDTTVQDKAVAFPTDARLLHKARVALVRQARKLGINLRQSYERVGQAAFVRSQRYAHARQMNRAKAQNRKLRTYLGRVIRDIERKTQSDDTRTGRMDKLLEIAARIHSQPRRRSEGDPPKLYSVHAPEVECIAKGKIHKQYEFGVKVGIVSTSKESFVVGAKSLSGNPYDGHTLQACIEQAERVSGFKAKEAYTDRGYRGHGCNSGTLKVWIAGAKRGVTAAIHRKLKRRNAVEPVIGHMKSDGRLARNFLKGIEGDAMNALLCGAGHNMRKILKKLRLLCAQWGITLRQLLSAASAYAIRARPAVP, from the coding sequence ATGGCACTGCGCGAGACCCAACATTCGGCTGAAACAGATCTGTTTCGCCAGGAACTGGCCAATCTCATCAACCTGCGCCACCCGCTGGTGCAACTGGCCCAGAAGATCGATTGGCAATCTTGCGAGCAGCGCTTTGGCGGCCTGTACAAAGCCGGCATTGGCCGCCCCGGCCATCCCATCCGTCTGATGGTCGCTCTGCAACTGCTCAAGCACACCAGCAACCTGTCGGATGAAGAAGTCGTGGCGGTGTGGGTAGAGAACCCGTACTGGCAGCACTTCTGCGGCGAGCAGTACTTTCGCCATGACCTGCCCATTGACCCCAGTCTCATGACCGGGTTTCGCAAGCGCATTGGCGAGCCCGGCTGTGAGTTCATCCTGGGCCTGACAGTGCAAGCAGGTCTGGCCACCAAGACAGTTGTCAAGACCTCGCTGGCTGTGGTCAATGTGGACACCACGGTGCAAGACAAGGCCGTGGCCTTTCCCACCGATGCCCGACTGCTGCACAAGGCGCGCGTGGCGCTGGTGCGCCAGGCCAGGAAACTCGGCATCAACCTGCGCCAAAGCTACGAACGGGTCGGCCAGGCAGCCTTCGTGCGCTCGCAGCGCTACGCCCATGCCCGCCAGATGAACCGGGCCAAGGCCCAGAACAGAAAGCTGCGCACCTACCTTGGCCGCGTCATTCGGGACATTGAGCGCAAGACGCAAAGCGATGACACGCGCACCGGGCGGATGGACAAGTTGCTGGAGATCGCAGCGCGCATCCACAGCCAGCCTAGACGGCGCAGCGAGGGCGATCCACCCAAGCTGTACAGCGTGCATGCCCCGGAAGTCGAATGCATTGCCAAAGGCAAGATCCACAAACAGTACGAATTCGGCGTGAAGGTAGGCATCGTCTCGACCAGCAAGGAGTCGTTCGTCGTCGGCGCCAAGTCGTTGTCGGGCAATCCGTATGACGGGCACACGCTGCAGGCGTGTATTGAGCAGGCTGAGCGCGTCTCAGGTTTCAAGGCCAAAGAGGCTTACACGGATCGAGGGTATCGGGGCCACGGCTGCAACAGCGGCACGCTCAAAGTCTGGATTGCCGGGGCCAAGCGCGGGGTGACGGCCGCAATCCATAGAAAGCTCAAGCGCAGGAATGCGGTGGAGCCGGTAATCGGTCACATGAAGTCGGATGGCAGACTGGCGAGAAACTTCCTCAAGGGCATCGAAGGTGATGCGATGAATGCACTGCTGTGCGGTGCTGGGCACAACATGCGCAAGATCCTCAAGAAGCTGCGGCTTCTTTGTGCCCAGTGGGGTATCACGCTGCGACAACTATTGAGCGCGGCCAGCGCTTATGCCATTCGCGCGAGACCTGCGGTTCCTTGA
- a CDS encoding LysR family transcriptional regulator: MMELRHLRYFVVLADELHFGRAAQRLAMTQPPLSFNIKQLEASLGVTLFERSSKGVKLTPAGDSFCESALRLLAEAEQAQTLARQVAAGTTSKLRVGFVGSMIFRGLPERLRSFQEAHPLVQVQLTELNSAEQVEAIGRRQLDVGFVHTSRIPADMKRFMYMSEPFVCCLPQSHPAARQASVELRELSSDAFILFSRGASPDYFERILALCAEQGLQPLVKHEVRHWLSVVSLVAKGVGVAVVPNALREAGIAGARFVPLSDSKYRSEVHCVWQERRLPTALPALLDVFRATPAQSSPSPPRPRRPA, encoded by the coding sequence ATGATGGAACTTCGACACCTGCGTTACTTTGTCGTGCTGGCCGATGAGTTGCACTTTGGCCGGGCCGCCCAGCGCCTGGCCATGACGCAGCCACCGCTGAGCTTCAACATCAAGCAGCTGGAGGCGTCGCTGGGCGTCACGCTGTTCGAGCGCAGCAGCAAGGGCGTCAAGCTGACGCCGGCCGGCGACAGCTTTTGCGAATCGGCGCTGCGGCTGCTGGCCGAGGCCGAGCAGGCGCAAACCCTGGCGCGGCAGGTGGCGGCGGGCACCACCAGCAAGCTGCGGGTGGGCTTTGTAGGGTCGATGATCTTCCGCGGCCTGCCCGAGCGACTGCGCAGCTTTCAGGAAGCCCATCCGCTGGTCCAGGTCCAGTTGACCGAGTTGAACTCGGCCGAGCAGGTGGAGGCGATAGGGCGCCGGCAACTCGATGTCGGCTTTGTCCACACCAGCCGCATACCGGCCGACATGAAGCGCTTCATGTACATGTCCGAGCCCTTTGTCTGCTGCCTGCCCCAGTCCCATCCGGCCGCGCGCCAGGCCAGCGTTGAACTGCGTGAGCTGTCCAGCGACGCCTTCATCCTGTTCTCGCGCGGCGCCTCCCCTGACTACTTTGAGCGCATCCTCGCCCTGTGCGCCGAGCAGGGTTTGCAGCCGCTGGTCAAGCACGAAGTACGGCATTGGTTGAGCGTGGTCTCGCTGGTGGCCAAAGGCGTGGGCGTCGCCGTGGTTCCGAATGCGCTGCGCGAGGCCGGCATCGCCGGCGCGCGGTTCGTGCCCTTGAGCGACTCCAAGTACCGCTCCGAGGTCCATTGCGTCTGGCAGGAGCGGCGCCTGCCGACGGCATTGCCTGCACTCCTGGACGTGTTCCGGGCTACACCAGCGCAATCAAGTCCGTCACCCCCACGTCCACGCCGGCCTGCATGA
- a CDS encoding LapA family protein, with product MKYLMWLLKAAIFFTLFAFALNNQQDTIVHFFFGTQWRAPLVLVVLAAFAAGVVLGVLGMVPRWWKHRVAAKKARQGAASASHPTDSVSAGIHDGL from the coding sequence ATGAAATACCTCATGTGGCTGCTCAAGGCAGCCATTTTTTTTACCCTGTTCGCTTTCGCGCTGAACAATCAGCAGGACACCATCGTGCATTTTTTCTTTGGCACGCAATGGCGCGCGCCGCTGGTGCTGGTGGTGCTGGCAGCTTTTGCGGCCGGCGTCGTGCTGGGCGTGCTGGGCATGGTGCCGCGCTGGTGGAAGCACCGCGTTGCCGCCAAAAAGGCCCGGCAGGGCGCCGCATCGGCGTCCCATCCCACCGACTCGGTCAGCGCCGGCATCCACGATGGACTTTGA
- a CDS encoding DinB family protein, producing the protein MTTNAFSDNYRFLARYNRWFNGRLYDACEKLDDVERKRDRGAFFGSIHHTLTHLVLADKMWLQRFARQAVAFEAFPPELLTLPEGSDYTSDLHPDWHDLKRTREALDAAIEAWVAEMPDDFLTRTMRYSNTKGVQRAHPMWQAMTHFFNHQTHHRGQVTTLLMQAGVDVGVTDLIALV; encoded by the coding sequence ATGACAACAAACGCCTTTTCAGATAACTACCGTTTTCTCGCTCGCTACAACCGCTGGTTCAACGGGCGGCTGTACGACGCCTGCGAAAAACTTGACGATGTGGAGCGCAAGCGTGATCGCGGCGCTTTCTTTGGCTCCATCCACCATACGCTCACTCATCTGGTGCTGGCCGACAAGATGTGGCTGCAACGCTTTGCGCGCCAGGCCGTGGCATTCGAGGCGTTCCCGCCCGAGCTGCTGACCCTGCCCGAAGGCTCGGACTACACCAGCGATTTGCATCCGGATTGGCACGATCTCAAACGCACGCGCGAGGCGCTGGACGCCGCCATCGAAGCCTGGGTCGCCGAAATGCCCGATGACTTTTTGACGCGCACCATGCGCTACAGCAACACCAAGGGTGTGCAGCGCGCGCACCCGATGTGGCAGGCCATGACGCATTTTTTCAATCACCAGACGCACCACCGCGGGCAGGTGACCACGTTGCTCATGCAGGCCGGCGTGGACGTGGGGGTGACGGACTTGATTGCGCTGGTGTAG
- a CDS encoding integration host factor subunit beta has product MTRSDLVEELAARFSQLTHRDAEYAVKTILDAMSDALVRGHRIEIRGFGSFSINRRSPRMGRNPRSGESVAIPEKRVPHFKPGKALREAVDKRTQELEAAASKA; this is encoded by the coding sequence ATGACCCGCTCCGACCTCGTTGAAGAACTGGCTGCCCGCTTTAGTCAGCTTACGCACCGCGACGCCGAATATGCCGTCAAGACGATTCTCGACGCCATGAGCGACGCCCTGGTGCGCGGGCACCGCATCGAAATCCGTGGCTTCGGCAGTTTCTCGATCAACCGGCGCTCGCCCCGCATGGGTCGCAACCCGCGTTCGGGCGAAAGCGTGGCCATTCCGGAGAAACGCGTCCCGCATTTCAAGCCCGGCAAGGCGCTGCGTGAGGCGGTGGACAAACGCACGCAGGAGCTCGAGGCAGCAGCCAGCAAGGCTTGA
- a CDS encoding Bug family tripartite tricarboxylate transporter substrate binding protein, which translates to MNIRRIILGLGLGLMVSAAALAQKDFPSKPLTLVVPFAAGGPTDAMARTLAHALGPVLGQPMIVDNRPGAGGNIGADYVARAQPDGYTLLFGTSGPLAINVSLYGKITYDPIKSFAPVIQIGHLPNVLVVNPSVPAHNVKELIAYAKANPGKLSFASSGNGASSHLAGVMFNSMAGTDVQHIPYKGTGPALNDLLGGQVAMAFTDVLTALPHIKAGKLRVLGVTTATRSQVLPDVPTLAEQGLKGFDVSVFFGIVAPAGTQQETITRLNAAFVKALAQPDVRKTLTAQGLEPAPATTPAQLATFMRSEVVKWRDVVKTSGAKLD; encoded by the coding sequence ATGAATATCCGCAGAATTATTTTGGGGCTCGGTCTCGGCCTGATGGTGAGCGCTGCAGCGCTGGCGCAGAAGGATTTTCCGAGCAAGCCGCTGACGCTGGTGGTGCCATTCGCCGCCGGTGGGCCCACCGATGCCATGGCCCGTACCTTGGCCCACGCGCTCGGCCCAGTACTCGGGCAGCCCATGATCGTGGACAACCGGCCCGGCGCCGGTGGCAACATCGGCGCGGACTATGTGGCGCGCGCCCAGCCCGATGGCTACACGTTGCTGTTTGGAACCTCCGGCCCGCTTGCCATCAACGTGAGCCTGTACGGCAAAATCACCTACGACCCGATCAAGAGCTTCGCGCCCGTCATCCAGATCGGGCATCTGCCCAATGTGCTGGTGGTCAACCCCAGTGTGCCGGCCCACAACGTCAAGGAACTGATTGCCTACGCCAAGGCCAATCCGGGCAAACTCTCCTTTGCCTCTTCCGGCAACGGTGCGTCATCCCATCTGGCGGGCGTGATGTTCAATTCGATGGCGGGCACCGATGTTCAGCACATTCCCTACAAAGGAACGGGGCCTGCACTGAACGATCTGCTCGGCGGGCAGGTCGCCATGGCATTCACCGACGTGCTGACGGCGTTGCCGCACATCAAGGCCGGCAAGCTGCGCGTCCTGGGCGTGACCACGGCCACACGCTCGCAAGTCCTCCCCGATGTGCCGACGCTCGCGGAGCAGGGCTTGAAGGGATTCGATGTGAGCGTGTTCTTCGGCATCGTGGCCCCTGCGGGGACGCAGCAGGAAACCATCACGCGCCTGAATGCCGCCTTCGTCAAAGCGTTGGCCCAGCCGGATGTGCGCAAGACCCTGACGGCACAAGGCCTGGAGCCGGCGCCTGCCACCACCCCGGCCCAGCTGGCGACCTTCATGCGCAGCGAAGTGGTCAAGTGGCGCGATGTGGTCAAGACCTCAGGTGCGAAGCTCGACTGA
- a CDS encoding acyl-CoA dehydrogenase family protein has protein sequence MGQRFANAANATLAIPDRSGTNLFDDDAELQSLLGLYLPEPLHAHLLPHFKRLGALAGGPLDELANTADHNAPTLEHRSRTGVDAQRIVKHPAYVEMERLAFSEFGLAAMSHRAGVFDWPQTLPAAAKYALTFLFVQAEFGLCCPLSMTDSLARTLRKFGEPALVARYLPALISQDVETLAQGAMFMTEQGAGSDVAATATLAERSGDGEGDAWRLSGDKWFCSNPDAELAMVLARTGEAAAGIRGVSLFLLPRHRPDGSLNAYRIVRLKDKMGTRSMASGEIRLDGALAYLVGQEGRGFVQMADMVNNSRLSNGVRAAGLMRRAVGEAFFIARHREAFGRKLIDLPLMRRQLVKLLLPSEQARTMMFQTAEALRRADAGDATAYQLVRILTPLIKFRACRDARKVTGDAMEVRGGCGYIEEWSDPRLVRDAHLGSIWEGTSNIVALDVIRAIRREDSLTALVAYLEGLLSEAKLDQGLRERFAATLVRVTALANVAVGDGGEALARRAASALYHLTTSVAMAWEASQTGSLARMRLAGLVLQHRLLPNDPLTADLDHADDLAALFGTAAQAKSGAGTAVA, from the coding sequence ATGGGCCAGCGATTTGCGAACGCCGCCAATGCCACACTTGCGATTCCCGATCGCAGCGGCACGAACCTGTTCGATGACGACGCCGAGCTGCAGTCGCTGCTGGGGCTCTACCTGCCGGAGCCGCTGCATGCCCACTTGCTGCCCCATTTCAAGCGGCTTGGCGCGCTGGCCGGCGGCCCGCTGGATGAACTCGCCAACACCGCGGACCACAACGCGCCGACCCTGGAGCACCGCTCGCGCACGGGCGTGGACGCCCAGCGCATCGTCAAGCATCCGGCCTATGTCGAGATGGAGCGCCTGGCGTTCTCGGAGTTCGGACTGGCCGCCATGTCGCACCGCGCCGGTGTTTTTGACTGGCCGCAGACGCTGCCTGCCGCTGCCAAATATGCGCTGACGTTTCTCTTCGTGCAGGCCGAGTTCGGCCTGTGCTGCCCGCTGTCCATGACCGATTCGCTGGCCCGCACGCTGCGCAAGTTTGGCGAGCCGGCCCTGGTGGCCCGCTACCTGCCCGCGCTGATCTCGCAGGATGTCGAGACGCTGGCGCAGGGCGCCATGTTCATGACCGAGCAGGGCGCGGGCTCCGACGTGGCCGCCACCGCTACGCTGGCCGAACGTAGTGGTGATGGCGAGGGCGATGCCTGGCGCTTGAGCGGCGACAAATGGTTCTGCTCCAACCCGGATGCCGAACTGGCCATGGTGCTGGCGCGCACCGGGGAGGCCGCAGCGGGCATTCGTGGAGTCTCGCTGTTTTTGCTGCCCCGCCATCGGCCGGACGGCTCGTTGAATGCCTATCGCATCGTCCGCCTCAAAGACAAGATGGGCACGCGCTCCATGGCCAGCGGCGAAATCCGGCTCGACGGGGCGCTGGCATATCTGGTCGGCCAGGAAGGGCGCGGCTTTGTGCAAATGGCCGACATGGTGAACAACTCGCGCCTGTCGAACGGCGTGCGCGCCGCTGGCCTCATGCGCCGCGCGGTGGGCGAGGCGTTCTTCATCGCGCGCCATCGCGAAGCCTTCGGCCGCAAATTGATCGATCTGCCGTTGATGCGCCGCCAACTGGTGAAGCTGCTGCTGCCCAGCGAGCAGGCGCGCACCATGATGTTCCAGACCGCCGAGGCCCTGCGCCGCGCCGACGCGGGCGATGCCACGGCCTACCAGCTGGTGCGCATTCTGACGCCGCTGATCAAGTTCCGCGCTTGCCGGGATGCGCGCAAGGTCACGGGCGATGCCATGGAAGTGCGTGGCGGCTGCGGCTACATCGAGGAGTGGAGCGATCCGCGCCTGGTGCGCGATGCGCATCTGGGTTCCATCTGGGAGGGCACCAGCAACATCGTGGCGCTGGACGTCATCCGCGCCATCCGGCGTGAAGACTCGCTCACGGCGCTGGTGGCTTATCTGGAAGGTCTTTTGAGCGAGGCCAAGCTGGACCAGGGGTTGCGCGAGCGGTTTGCTGCCACGCTGGTTCGCGTCACGGCGCTGGCGAATGTGGCGGTTGGCGATGGCGGGGAGGCGCTGGCGCGGCGCGCGGCCTCGGCGCTGTACCACCTGACCACGTCGGTGGCGATGGCCTGGGAGGCCAGCCAAACGGGTTCGCTCGCCAGAATGCGGCTGGCTGGGCTGGTGCTTCAACACCGGCTGTTGCCGAACGATCCGCTCACCGCGGATCTGGATCACGCCGACGATCTGGCGGCGCTGTTTGGTACGGCGGCGCAGGCGAAATCCGGCGCAGGGACTGCTGTGGCCTAA
- the lapB gene encoding lipopolysaccharide assembly protein LapB, with translation MDFDLSWILLGLPIAFILGWAASRFDLRQLRMENRQAPKAYFKGLNFLLNEQQDQAIDAFIEAVQNDPDTSELHFALGNLFRRRGEYERAVRVHEHLLSRGDLSRADRERAQHALALDFLKAGLLDRAEEALRKLEGTPFETQASLALLAIFERSRDWPQAARIAQKLEDAGQGSFSARQAHYLCEQAAAQTAEGNNAATHRLLDQALTTAPHAPRPRIDLAALHLRLGEADAAFESLQALLDVAPLSLPLVAHTLCEAAMACGHSAQALSLLKTSYAQDPSLDVLDAIVTLTAAGEPAQEVQGGRDWYLKHLEREPSLIAAAKWIAGEKLEHEQFHPQVQRALDHAARPLMRYRCAACGFEATQHFWQCPGCQAWDSYPARRVEEL, from the coding sequence ATGGACTTTGACCTGAGCTGGATTCTGCTGGGTCTGCCCATTGCATTCATCCTGGGATGGGCCGCGTCGCGGTTCGACCTGCGCCAGTTGCGCATGGAAAACCGGCAGGCGCCCAAGGCGTACTTCAAGGGCTTGAACTTTCTGCTGAACGAGCAGCAGGACCAGGCCATCGACGCCTTCATCGAGGCCGTGCAAAACGACCCGGACACGTCTGAATTGCACTTCGCGCTGGGCAACCTGTTCCGGCGCCGCGGCGAGTACGAACGGGCCGTGCGCGTGCACGAGCATCTGCTCTCGCGGGGCGACCTGAGCCGCGCCGACCGCGAACGCGCCCAGCATGCGCTGGCGCTGGATTTCCTGAAGGCGGGCCTGCTCGACCGCGCCGAAGAGGCCCTGCGCAAGCTCGAAGGCACACCGTTCGAAACGCAGGCCAGCCTGGCTTTGCTGGCCATCTTCGAGCGCTCACGCGACTGGCCGCAGGCGGCGCGGATTGCGCAAAAACTCGAAGACGCCGGCCAGGGCAGCTTCAGCGCGCGGCAGGCGCATTACCTGTGCGAGCAGGCGGCAGCCCAAACCGCCGAAGGCAACAACGCTGCCACCCACCGGCTGCTCGACCAGGCTCTGACGACGGCGCCCCATGCGCCCCGTCCGCGCATCGATCTGGCCGCCTTGCATCTGCGGCTCGGTGAAGCCGACGCCGCGTTCGAGAGCCTGCAGGCGTTGCTCGACGTGGCGCCTCTTTCGCTGCCGCTGGTGGCGCACACGCTGTGCGAAGCCGCAATGGCCTGTGGGCACTCGGCGCAGGCCTTGAGTCTTCTGAAAACCAGTTACGCGCAGGACCCCAGCCTCGACGTGCTGGACGCTATCGTGACCCTGACGGCAGCTGGCGAACCCGCACAGGAGGTGCAAGGTGGCCGCGACTGGTATCTCAAGCACCTTGAACGCGAGCCGTCACTGATCGCGGCAGCCAAATGGATTGCGGGCGAAAAGCTGGAGCACGAGCAGTTCCACCCCCAGGTGCAGCGTGCGCTGGACCACGCTGCGCGCCCGCTCATGCGCTACCGCTGCGCTGCCTGCGGCTTTGAAGCCACACAGCACTTCTGGCAATGTCCCGGCTGCCAGGCATGGGACAGCTACCCGGCACGCCGGGTCGAAGAACTCTAG
- a CDS encoding ComEA family DNA-binding protein yields the protein MLKKILAIVAMLYAVASFAAVDVNKATAAELDGLKGIGPGISSRIVDERKKGDFKDWNDFIGRVKGVGEKNAATFSSEGMTVNGAPFNGAAAAPAAKTSQKKADAKPASAAPTAAAPTAATAAPAAAGDAKADAKAKKAVDKAAKADAKKKKADDAKAAKAAKAAKADAAKPAASAAKN from the coding sequence ATGTTGAAGAAAATCCTCGCCATTGTGGCCATGCTGTACGCAGTTGCGTCTTTCGCTGCTGTCGATGTGAACAAGGCCACCGCGGCCGAACTCGATGGCCTCAAAGGCATCGGCCCCGGCATCTCCAGCAGGATCGTCGATGAGCGCAAGAAAGGCGACTTCAAGGACTGGAATGACTTCATCGGGCGCGTCAAGGGCGTCGGTGAAAAAAACGCTGCCACATTTTCCTCTGAAGGCATGACGGTCAACGGCGCGCCCTTCAATGGTGCAGCGGCCGCGCCCGCCGCAAAAACAAGCCAGAAGAAAGCCGACGCCAAGCCGGCTTCCGCTGCACCGACCGCTGCTGCGCCCACGGCTGCAACGGCCGCCCCCGCAGCGGCTGGCGATGCGAAGGCTGACGCCAAAGCCAAGAAAGCCGTAGACAAGGCCGCCAAAGCCGATGCCAAGAAAAAGAAGGCTGATGACGCCAAAGCGGCCAAAGCAGCCAAGGCCGCCAAAGCCGATGCCGCCAAACCGGCGGCCAGCGCTGCCAAGAATTAA